One genomic window of Trichlorobacter lovleyi includes the following:
- a CDS encoding ABC transporter substrate-binding protein, producing MRQIRAIACLMVLLLVGAFTAALAAEQPANSTTADLTPAELHRLGERIYREGILSDGTPLRGFIRGDVPVDSTVFSCANCHTRSGLGSLEGQVASPPVNGPNLFKPRYLYADFVKNTISASRGKSRPATAIRPAYTDETLAAALLAGVSATGRDFAPIMPRYDLGNRDMQILISYLKNLSSQVSPGITDTTMHLATIVTDDVSATDRAALLAPLQTLVSINEQRKTQRKDQRFAKMFRMLDNAYYRDLSISTWELKGEPETWPAQLEAYYRKEPVFAILSGISHRSWQPIHEFCERHQLPDLFPVTDLPVISDTDWYTMYASRGYYGEGETAARYVASQDEPVKKRRLLQIVLQSEQGKALAAGFDAAWKESGSPGSVKTIMFAASTPPDAKQLKALFAAHKPTTVLIWGGEQLLTSLRQLSGMKKLPRIYLSGRALEKNLSEIPENLREKVLLTYPFRLPEDEKAYRGFADVLLMSRQKIKDDQRITSRTFSAVHMFLQGLKELKLDFYRDTLLDQISMRPDQYLPDFERYSFGPGQRYASKGCYLVQLGSGPKPRLIKRSDWVVF from the coding sequence AACTGCACCGCCTCGGAGAGCGGATCTACCGTGAGGGGATTCTGTCAGATGGGACCCCGCTGCGTGGTTTCATCAGGGGCGATGTGCCGGTGGACAGTACCGTCTTTTCCTGTGCCAACTGCCATACCCGTAGCGGTCTCGGCTCCCTTGAGGGGCAGGTGGCTTCACCGCCGGTTAACGGTCCCAACCTGTTTAAACCACGCTACCTGTACGCGGATTTTGTCAAGAATACCATCTCTGCCAGCAGGGGTAAGAGCCGTCCGGCTACCGCTATCCGTCCGGCCTACACCGACGAAACCCTGGCAGCTGCCCTGCTGGCCGGTGTAAGCGCAACCGGTCGCGATTTTGCACCCATTATGCCCCGTTATGACCTGGGGAATCGGGATATGCAGATCCTGATCAGCTACCTGAAAAACCTCTCGTCCCAGGTCTCTCCCGGTATCACCGATACCACCATGCATCTGGCCACCATTGTTACCGATGATGTCAGCGCCACTGACCGTGCAGCCCTGCTGGCTCCGTTGCAAACCCTGGTCAGCATCAACGAACAGCGCAAGACCCAGCGCAAGGACCAGCGTTTTGCCAAGATGTTCCGGATGCTTGATAACGCCTATTATCGCGATCTTTCAATCAGCACCTGGGAGCTGAAAGGCGAACCGGAAACCTGGCCGGCCCAGCTTGAGGCCTATTACCGGAAAGAGCCGGTTTTTGCGATCCTGAGCGGTATCTCACACCGTTCCTGGCAGCCGATCCACGAGTTCTGTGAACGTCACCAACTGCCGGACCTCTTTCCGGTCACCGATCTGCCGGTGATTAGTGATACTGACTGGTACACCATGTATGCCTCACGGGGGTACTACGGTGAGGGTGAGACTGCCGCCCGCTATGTTGCCTCCCAGGATGAACCGGTCAAAAAACGGCGTCTGCTGCAGATTGTGCTGCAAAGCGAGCAGGGTAAGGCCTTGGCCGCAGGCTTTGATGCCGCCTGGAAGGAATCCGGCAGCCCCGGCAGTGTCAAGACGATCATGTTTGCCGCTTCAACCCCACCGGATGCCAAGCAGCTGAAGGCGCTCTTTGCCGCCCATAAGCCGACAACGGTCTTGATCTGGGGTGGGGAACAGCTGCTGACGTCGCTCCGCCAGTTGTCCGGAATGAAAAAACTACCCCGCATCTACCTCTCAGGCCGTGCCCTTGAAAAGAATCTCAGTGAGATCCCGGAGAACCTGCGTGAAAAAGTTCTGCTGACCTATCCCTTCCGGTTACCTGAGGATGAAAAAGCCTATCGCGGCTTTGCCGATGTCCTGCTGATGAGCAGGCAGAAGATAAAAGATGACCAGCGGATTACCTCACGGACCTTCTCGGCGGTACATATGTTTTTGCAAGGCTTGAAGGAGCTGAAACTCGATTTTTACCGGGACACGCTGCTGGACCAGATCAGTATGCGCCCGGATCAGTATCTGCCTGATTTTGAACGCTACAGTTTTGGTCCGGGCCAGCGTTATGCCTCCAAGGGCTGTTATCTGGTCCAGTTGGGCTCAGGTCCTAAACCACGCCTGATCAAACGTAGTGACT